The Verrucomicrobiota bacterium genomic sequence GGCTGTCATGGATTGGAGGGCGAAGGGCTCACGCCGCTTGCGCCGCCGCTCGTCAATTCCGACTGGGTGCTCGGCTCGGAAGCGCGCCTCATTCGGATTGCTCTTCACGGCGTCGCGGGGCCTATCCACGTGAATGCCACTCGCTACGAACCGCCGATGACGTTGCCGGACATGCCTTCGCTGAGGGACGCATTGGACAACACCCAGATTGCCGCCGTGCTCAGTTTCATCCGCCAGAGTTTCGGGAACGGCGCCGCGCCTGTCACCAGCGTCCGTGTTGCAAGAATCCGTCGTGAAACGGAAAAGCGCGAGACGCCGTGGTCGGAGGAGGAGCTTTTGCAGATCGAACCTTAAAAGAGCAATTGGCGGCAAGTTGCCGCCGAAGGCCAGGCCCCAGAGACGGCCTTCCGGATCGCGGTTCACGCCGTGGAGTTTTATCCAACCACGGATGAACAGGGATGAACACGGATAGGAGCGCAACTTTGAATCCGTGTTTATCCGTGTCCATCCGTGGTTAAAAAATCTGGGAGAGGATTTCACGAGAACTTCAGAAGTCGCGGCTACGAGGGGGAATCGCCGTCTGCTGGGCATCAAAACTCAAAATTGGTCCAAGGATCAGGATTACGAGTATGATTAGGAGCAGGCGTCAATTCGCGCTAATTCGTGGAATTCGTGTCAGCCAGGTCACTCCATCGTCGCCGTTCTGGGTTCAAACGCGCCGGATTGCCATTCGCCTTCGCGCTTTGTCGCGACCAACCTCAAGCCGGCTCGCTCATACGCATCGCGGACGTTATGAAACTCGCGGGCGAGAATCCCGGCCAGCACCAATCGTCCTCCTGGCTTCAGCCGATTCAAAATTCGCCCGGCTTCCTTGAGCAGCACGGTGGCGATCAGGTTCGCGCAGATGAGGTCGTAATGGTGTGAATCGCGTGCGGGCAATCGGCTCAGGTCCTGGCGCGCAATTGCGACTCGCTCCGTCACCCGATTTCTCTTGCTGTTCGCTTTGGCAACTCGAACTGCGACGGGATCGAGGTCGAATGCCCGGACAGGTTGGTATCCCAGTTTGGCCGCCGCGATGGCGAGAATTCCAGAACCGGTGCCGATGTCCAAAAAAGACTGCGGGACCCCGGCCTGGCGAAAGCCCGCCAGTTGCTCCAGGCAAAATGCGGTCGTGGGATGCTGGCCGGTTCCGAAACTCAAGCCGGGGTCGAGGATGACCACCGCCTGGTTCTTTCGAGGCCGGCGTTTGCTCCAACTGGGCCGGATGAGCAACGCGCTGCCGATCTCGATGGTCTTGAAATGTTTTTTCCACGACTCCG encodes the following:
- the prmA gene encoding 50S ribosomal protein L11 methyltransferase — its product is MKAAVLWQVSVVTSSQAEEAVAALLERLFGNVPSVYTSEESGKPVVTVHFSKAPGGARAWREALRQGVRQIASFGLDIRPATTTVSRVPRQDWAESWKKHFKTIEIGSALLIRPSWSKRRPRKNQAVVILDPGLSFGTGQHPTTAFCLEQLAGFRQAGVPQSFLDIGTGSGILAIAAAKLGYQPVRAFDLDPVAVRVAKANSKRNRVTERVAIARQDLSRLPARDSHHYDLICANLIATVLLKEAGRILNRLKPGGRLVLAGILAREFHNVRDAYERAGLRLVATKREGEWQSGAFEPRTATME